One genomic region from Nilaparvata lugens isolate BPH chromosome 3, ASM1435652v1, whole genome shotgun sequence encodes:
- the LOC120350713 gene encoding vegetative cell wall protein gp1-like, giving the protein MKVLVVLCAVLACSQGFVPLVYPVPHHYVPAPAPPPPAPTPPPPPPTTPPPPDAPAVIYAAPAPIVIRPPPPPPPPPAHVVYSPYYFKPAPPPPTTPAPPPPTTPAPPPPPPPPPAPLPLPVIYAAPLPAPPPPPAPAPAPAPVPAPHPAPPPVTKYHAQDELGQAKYGHSEPTQTHNAVQDAYGNKIGSFSYVDTEGKVVRTDYIADAGGYRVASNNLPVDPPAVAHAKAAHFHEIALAKLRGKRHAIFPASTVPLPPPHPLPVYPAPAPAPAPAPKPAPAPAPAPLPHVPSSYLILASHPAPPPPPPPAPKPAPPAPAPYVYPTPVIYAAPLPAPPPPPPPAPTTPAPPPAPKPYVLPAPVIYAAPLPVPPPPAPKPAPPPPAPYVYPAAALYAPLPAPAPAPKPAPAPVPAPAPYPAVRPAILTTIVNNPGHAVSYRVD; this is encoded by the exons ATGAAAGTCCTG GTTGTGTTGTGCGCCGTGTTGGCTTGTAGCCAGGGATTCGTACCGTTGGTGTACCCAGTGCCACACCACTACGTACCAGCCCCGGCACCCCCGCCTCCAGCACCCACGCCGCCACCACCTCCACCAACCACGCCGCCACCACCCGATGCACCGGCCGTCATCTATGCCGCCCCCGCACCCATCGTCATCAGGCCGCCACCTCCACCACCACCCCCACCAGCACATGTGGTGTACTCGCCCTACTACTTCAAGCCTGCCCCACCACCCCCAACCACTCCAGCCCCACCACCACCAACCACTCCTGCTCCACCgcctccacctccacctccaccGGCACCACTGCCTCTGCCCGTGATCTATGCTGCCCCTCTGCCAgcaccacccccaccccctgcACCAGCACCCGCTCCAGCACCAGTGCCTGCCCCCCACCCAGCACCACCCCCAGTCACCAAGTACCACGCTCAGGATGAGTTGGGACAGGCCAAGTACGGACACTCAGAGCCAACTCAGACCCACAACGCAGTCCAG GACGCTTACGGAAACAAGATCGGCAGCTTCAGCTATGTTGACACCGAGGGCAAGGTGGTGCGCACTGACTACATCGCCGACGCGGGTGGCTACCGAGTGGCATCCAACAACCTGCCCGTCGACCCACCTGCGGTCGCCCACGCCAAGGCAGCCCACTTTCACGAGATCGCTCTGGCCAAGCTGAGGGGCAAGCGCCACGCCATCTTCCCTGCCAGCACTGTGCCCCTGCCACCCCCACACCCACTTCCAGTCTACCCTGCTCCAGCTCCAGCTCCAGCACCAGCTCCAAAGCCAGCTCCAGCACCAGCTCCAGCACCACTTCCCCACGTGCCATCCTCCTACCTGATCTTGGCTTCACACCCAGCTCCACCACCTCCACCACCCCCAGCACCAAAGCCCGCTCCACCTGCACCAGCCCCCTACGTGTACCCGACACCAGTCATCTATGCCGCCCCTCTGCCAGCACCACCCCCACCTCCACCACCAGCACCAACCACCCCAGCTCCACCCCCAGCACCCAAGCCCTACGTGCTGCCCGCTCCAGTTATCTACGCTGCCCCTCTGCCAGTGCCCCCACCTCCAGCACCTAAGCCAGCTCCACCACCCCCAGCACCATACGTGTACCCAGCTGCCGCCCTCTACGCGCCACTCCCGGCCCCGGCTCCCGCACCTAAACCAGCCCCAGCCCCCGTGCCAGCGCCCGCTCCCTACCCCGCAGTGCGCCCCGCCATCCTGACCACCATCGTCAACAACCCCGGCCACGCTGTCTCCTACAGGGTCGACTAG